In Polaribacter sp. Hel_I_88, the following proteins share a genomic window:
- the porV gene encoding type IX secretion system outer membrane channel protein PorV, producing MKKIGFCIALCALVGLKINAQNNAITTAAPFMLIVPDARAGGMGDMGVATSTDAWSLFHNPAKIAFSDRQIKTGITYSPWLRNLTDDIFVGSGAYINRFSENAAWGADFKYFSLGQIDLTDNQGNPNGTINPNEFVFTGSYALKLSETFSMGVSLKYLRSNLAFNGTAGNTLQPINSFAVDVSGYYQSFEENYGNFNGRYRIGFNIANIGPKVSYTPGEEDFIPTNLKFGGGFDFILDDYNIISTNVEFTKLLVPTPQPDGSDEEKGWIQGIFGSFGDAPGGFSEELSEITYALGAEYLYNQAFALRGGYFHESVDKGSRQYFTLGAGFRTNALNIDLSYLINSSDVNNPLENSLRFSLSFDLGEIYDNY from the coding sequence ATGAAAAAAATTGGATTTTGTATTGCACTTTGTGCTTTAGTAGGTTTAAAAATAAATGCGCAGAATAATGCTATTACAACAGCTGCACCTTTTATGTTAATTGTACCAGATGCAAGAGCAGGAGGAATGGGAGATATGGGGGTTGCAACGTCTACAGATGCGTGGTCTTTATTCCATAATCCTGCAAAAATTGCTTTTAGTGATCGTCAAATAAAAACGGGAATTACCTATTCTCCTTGGTTGCGTAATTTAACAGATGATATTTTTGTAGGAAGTGGTGCATACATTAACAGATTTAGCGAAAATGCAGCTTGGGGAGCAGATTTTAAATACTTTTCTTTAGGTCAAATAGATTTAACAGATAATCAAGGAAATCCAAATGGTACCATAAATCCTAACGAATTTGTGTTTACTGGTTCTTATGCCTTAAAATTAAGTGAAACTTTTTCGATGGGAGTTTCTTTAAAATATTTGCGTTCTAATTTAGCATTTAATGGAACTGCCGGAAATACATTGCAACCCATCAACTCTTTTGCTGTAGATGTTTCTGGATATTACCAATCTTTTGAAGAAAATTATGGTAATTTTAATGGACGTTATAGAATAGGTTTCAATATTGCCAATATTGGTCCTAAAGTATCTTATACACCAGGTGAAGAAGATTTTATCCCAACCAATTTAAAGTTTGGTGGAGGTTTTGATTTTATTTTAGACGATTATAATATTATTTCAACAAATGTTGAATTTACTAAATTATTAGTACCAACGCCACAGCCAGATGGTTCTGATGAAGAAAAAGGTTGGATTCAAGGAATTTTCGGGTCTTTTGGAGATGCTCCAGGAGGTTTTAGCGAAGAATTAAGTGAAATCACCTATGCTTTGGGTGCAGAATATTTATACAACCAAGCTTTTGCTTTAAGAGGTGGATATTTTCATGAAAGTGTAGATAAAGGAAGTAGACAATATTTTACATTAGGTGCAGGCTTTAGAACCAATGCTTTAAATATAGATTTATCTTATTTAATAAATTCTTCGGATGTAAATAACCCGTTAGAAAACTCACTTCGTTTTTCTTTATCTTTTGATTTAGGTGAAATTTACGATAACTACTAA
- the murF gene encoding UDP-N-acetylmuramoyl-tripeptide--D-alanyl-D-alanine ligase, whose translation MNIPALYQIYTKHFLVDTDTRNIRKNTLFFALKGDNFNGNEFAEKAIELGASYAIVDDKTYQTQENIILVDDVLDTLQQLAKYHRKQLTIPVIGLTGSNGKTTTKELINVVLSKKHNCLATKGNLNNHIGVPLTLLSITPEHEIAIIEMGANHQKEIEFLAAICEPDFGYITNFGKAHLEGFGGIEGVIKGKSELYTFLEKNNKIAFINPSDAIQTEKTKNIKTIAINNDDIQLLEANPFVKISYKDSTIQSNLIGNYNFSNIAIAMTIGGYFKVSKTEIKEAIESYTPKNNRSQIIETNTNKIILDAYNANPSSMKVALENFAAIKHEKKTIILGDMFELGEDSKQEHQAIVNLANSFHFESCYFVGELFYQSKTDAQQFKTFDDFERYLKKNPLENQYILIKGSRGMRLERILDSLGVVR comes from the coding sequence ATGAATATACCCGCACTTTATCAAATCTATACAAAGCATTTTTTAGTAGATACGGATACAAGAAACATTCGCAAGAATACCTTGTTTTTTGCCTTAAAAGGCGACAATTTTAACGGAAACGAATTTGCTGAAAAAGCAATAGAACTAGGAGCTTCTTATGCGATTGTTGATGATAAAACCTATCAAACACAAGAAAATATAATCTTGGTGGATGATGTGTTGGACACTTTACAACAATTAGCCAAGTACCATAGAAAACAGCTTACAATTCCTGTAATTGGTTTAACAGGTAGCAATGGAAAAACCACGACCAAAGAACTCATCAATGTAGTATTGAGCAAAAAACACAATTGTTTGGCCACAAAAGGAAATCTAAACAACCATATTGGTGTGCCTTTAACGCTTTTATCGATAACTCCCGAGCATGAAATCGCCATTATAGAAATGGGCGCAAATCATCAAAAAGAAATTGAATTTTTAGCAGCTATTTGCGAACCTGATTTTGGCTACATCACTAACTTTGGCAAAGCACATTTAGAAGGTTTTGGTGGAATTGAAGGCGTAATTAAAGGAAAAAGTGAATTGTACACCTTCTTAGAAAAGAACAATAAAATTGCCTTTATAAATCCTAGTGATGCCATACAGACTGAAAAAACGAAAAACATCAAAACAATTGCGATAAATAATGATGACATACAGTTGTTGGAAGCAAATCCCTTTGTAAAAATCTCTTATAAAGATAGCACCATACAAAGTAATTTAATCGGAAATTACAACTTTTCGAATATTGCAATCGCCATGACTATAGGAGGATATTTTAAAGTTTCAAAAACTGAGATCAAGGAAGCCATTGAAAGTTACACACCAAAAAATAATCGTTCTCAAATAATTGAAACCAACACAAATAAAATTATTTTAGATGCATACAATGCAAATCCTTCGAGCATGAAAGTGGCTTTAGAGAACTTTGCTGCTATAAAACATGAGAAAAAAACAATCATTCTTGGTGATATGTTTGAACTTGGTGAAGACAGCAAACAAGAACATCAAGCCATTGTAAATCTTGCAAATTCGTTCCATTTCGAAAGTTGCTATTTTGTGGGTGAACTTTTTTATCAATCAAAAACAGACGCACAACAATTTAAAACATTCGACGATTTTGAACGTTATCTCAAAAAAAATCCTCTAGAAAACCAATACATATTAATCAAAGGCTCAAGAGGAATGCGTTTAGAAAGGATTTTAGATTCGTTGGGCGTGGTTCGTTAG
- a CDS encoding N-acetylglucosamine kinase — MILIADGGSTKADWIAIHSDKKEAFRVRTLGLNPAVVAEDELTNRIVNMFQLINIKEDVTEIYFYGAGCGTPKPTKILENVLQEIFINAKINVAEDMLAAVYAATGAAPGLVCILGTGSNSCYFDGEQVHMKTASLGYILMDEASGNYFGKVLLRDYFYNKMPKAIAEKFNEEFNLDADYIKQNLYRTPNPNMYLASFAKFMFDFKEEKYIKRIIKKGFQEFFKYRILPFNKTSETPLYFIGSIAHYFRESLEKTAKKNDLKVTDVIQRPIDNLLAYHLEMME; from the coding sequence ATGATTTTAATAGCAGATGGTGGTTCTACAAAAGCAGATTGGATAGCTATACATAGTGATAAAAAGGAAGCCTTTAGAGTACGAACTTTAGGATTGAATCCTGCTGTGGTTGCAGAAGATGAATTGACGAATAGGATTGTGAATATGTTTCAGTTAATCAATATCAAAGAGGATGTGACTGAAATTTATTTTTATGGGGCAGGTTGTGGAACTCCTAAACCCACAAAAATTCTTGAAAATGTTCTACAAGAAATATTTATCAATGCTAAAATTAATGTTGCTGAAGACATGTTAGCAGCAGTGTATGCAGCTACTGGTGCTGCACCTGGGTTGGTCTGTATTTTAGGAACAGGCTCTAATAGCTGTTATTTTGATGGGGAACAGGTACACATGAAAACCGCTTCTTTAGGCTATATTTTGATGGATGAAGCTAGTGGGAATTATTTTGGGAAAGTATTGTTAAGAGATTATTTTTATAATAAAATGCCAAAAGCCATTGCCGAAAAATTTAATGAAGAATTTAATTTAGACGCAGATTACATCAAACAAAACTTATATAGAACTCCAAACCCAAACATGTACTTAGCGTCATTTGCCAAGTTTATGTTCGATTTTAAGGAAGAAAAATATATAAAGCGCATTATTAAAAAAGGCTTTCAAGAATTTTTTAAATATAGAATTTTACCTTTCAATAAAACTTCCGAAACTCCCTTGTATTTTATTGGTTCCATAGCTCATTATTTTAGAGAAAGTTTGGAGAAAACAGCCAAAAAGAACGACTTAAAGGTTACTGATGTGATTCAAAGACCTATTGATAATTTGTTAGCCTATCATCTTGAAATGATGGAGTAG
- the porU gene encoding type IX secretion system sortase PorU, translated as MQISFAQVSNSVLSSGNWFQFSVDTTGVFKIDRSFLQQIGIATNGLNPKKIHIYGNGGQMLPDLNSDFRYDDLQENAIFVSGEDDGSFDANDFILLYAKGPHDWDINTTTETVRHRQNIFSDKAYYFITVNDIDGKRMATKMPITANATSQILVFDDFTFYEKDEKSILAAGTQWFFKEDFNIENTQEFHIPFPNAVPNEPINIRVRSVFNSNTPASMAVQFNNQELFSLNYNGLSPLSLTKAQALERNANAVNSSENIKISLTYTNAGNPAANAFLDFIEIVGKKQLRFTDFQFGFRSFEQAATNGVVAYQIENGQTAFQVWDVSDYIHPQAITNQSTGNNFTFNDVGGEFKEYIILDANDFYVPESVEDPRVKNQNLHAVKDVNYMIITNAELAGQAQRLANYHETNSNLSTKVVLLDEIYNEFSSGSKDITGIRDFIKHVYNTNSSTETKLQYVCFFGDASYDYKDRIQSNNNIVPVKLSEISFNLASSWVTDDFYVMLEPNEGTMSTSHTIDVVSSRIPVSTIPEATIVVDKILSYYDKKAIGDWRNTVTLLADDIDDLNSDRNLQSGVEIIADEITAKKPIFNINKIYADAFVQQNSSGGERYPAVNNAITNAIEKGTLVFDYFGHGGEDGFAAERILDVPQIQALNNQNTLPLFITITCNFSRFDNPNRITAGELFFKSKTGGSASMITTTREVFISTGQRFNEDLIRILLAFNNEDFTIAEALVKAKNAFSSSQKFFIYSFGDPAMKLAVPKPNVRITKMNDVAVTQSLDTIKALSKIKFEGVVTDDSNTVLTDFNGTLSTTIFDKSIDKNTLDNDGFGIVNTFDAQESKLFRGKSTVTNGAFSFDFIVPKDVKVAFGKGKLSFYAENGEIDKAGSNFEVIVGGINENAPEDTVGPEIQLFMNDESFIDGGNTNSSPNLIASLSDMSGINTSITAVDHDIVGILDGDTANPIILNDFYQTNLDDFTNGKVTYTLRDLDVGPHTLQLKAWDTYNNSSETTLNFVVVSDAILNLENVLNYPNPFVNYTEFWFNHNKPNEPLEVQVQVFTVAGKLVKTINQNVQTTGNLSRNITWNGLDDFGNKIGKGVYVYKLKVKSTVNNLVSEKYEKLVILQ; from the coding sequence ATGCAAATATCGTTTGCGCAAGTAAGCAATTCTGTACTTTCTTCTGGCAATTGGTTTCAGTTTTCTGTGGACACCACTGGTGTTTTTAAAATTGATAGATCATTTTTACAACAAATTGGTATTGCTACAAACGGTTTAAATCCTAAGAAAATACATATTTACGGAAATGGAGGGCAAATGTTGCCGGATTTAAATAGCGATTTTAGGTATGATGATTTGCAGGAAAACGCCATTTTTGTTTCAGGTGAAGATGATGGTTCTTTTGATGCCAACGATTTTATTCTTTTGTATGCAAAAGGTCCTCATGATTGGGATATCAATACAACTACAGAAACTGTAAGACACAGACAAAATATTTTTTCTGACAAAGCTTATTATTTTATTACCGTAAATGATATTGATGGAAAAAGAATGGCTACAAAAATGCCCATCACTGCAAATGCCACAAGTCAAATATTAGTTTTTGATGACTTTACTTTTTATGAAAAAGATGAAAAAAGCATTTTAGCAGCTGGTACACAATGGTTTTTTAAGGAGGATTTTAACATTGAAAATACTCAGGAGTTTCATATTCCTTTTCCAAATGCTGTACCAAATGAACCCATTAATATTAGGGTAAGAAGTGTATTTAATTCCAACACACCTGCTTCTATGGCAGTTCAATTTAATAATCAGGAGTTATTTAGCCTTAATTATAATGGGTTGTCACCACTTTCTTTAACAAAAGCGCAAGCGTTGGAAAGAAATGCAAATGCCGTAAATTCATCGGAAAATATAAAAATTTCTTTGACCTATACCAATGCTGGAAATCCGGCTGCCAATGCATTTTTAGACTTTATTGAAATTGTGGGCAAAAAGCAATTGCGATTTACCGATTTTCAGTTTGGTTTTCGAAGTTTTGAACAAGCAGCTACCAATGGAGTTGTAGCGTATCAAATTGAAAACGGTCAAACTGCATTTCAAGTTTGGGATGTTTCAGATTACATACATCCGCAAGCCATAACAAACCAAAGTACTGGAAACAATTTTACCTTTAATGATGTTGGAGGGGAATTTAAAGAATATATTATTTTAGATGCTAATGATTTTTATGTTCCTGAAAGCGTCGAAGATCCTAGGGTAAAAAATCAGAATTTACATGCAGTAAAGGATGTCAATTATATGATTATTACCAATGCTGAATTGGCAGGACAAGCGCAAAGATTGGCAAATTATCACGAAACAAATTCTAATTTATCGACAAAAGTGGTGTTGTTAGACGAGATTTATAATGAGTTTTCTTCGGGTTCTAAAGATATTACAGGGATTAGAGATTTTATAAAACATGTGTATAACACAAATTCATCTACTGAAACAAAACTACAATATGTCTGTTTTTTTGGAGATGCTTCTTACGATTATAAAGACAGAATTCAAAGTAACAATAATATAGTGCCTGTAAAATTATCGGAAATTAGCTTTAACCTGGCAAGTTCTTGGGTTACCGATGATTTTTATGTGATGTTAGAACCCAATGAAGGCACCATGTCTACCTCGCATACCATTGATGTAGTTTCCAGCAGAATTCCTGTGTCTACCATTCCTGAAGCCACGATTGTAGTTGATAAAATTTTATCGTATTATGATAAAAAAGCCATTGGCGATTGGAGAAACACAGTAACGTTGTTAGCGGATGATATTGATGACTTAAATAGTGACAGAAATTTGCAATCTGGAGTAGAAATTATTGCGGATGAAATTACAGCAAAGAAACCTATTTTTAACATTAATAAAATTTATGCGGATGCTTTTGTACAGCAAAACTCTTCTGGAGGTGAACGCTATCCAGCTGTAAATAATGCCATAACAAATGCCATAGAAAAAGGAACGTTGGTGTTTGATTATTTTGGTCATGGAGGAGAAGATGGTTTTGCAGCCGAAAGAATTTTAGATGTACCACAAATTCAAGCCTTAAATAATCAAAATACCTTACCTCTTTTTATAACCATTACTTGCAATTTTTCTAGATTCGATAATCCAAATAGAATTACTGCTGGAGAGTTATTTTTTAAGAGTAAAACTGGAGGTTCAGCAAGTATGATCACCACTACAAGAGAGGTTTTTATCTCTACTGGGCAACGTTTTAATGAAGATTTAATACGGATTTTACTAGCTTTTAATAATGAAGATTTTACCATTGCAGAGGCGTTGGTAAAAGCAAAAAATGCTTTTTCGAGTTCGCAAAAATTCTTTATTTATTCTTTTGGAGATCCTGCAATGAAATTGGCGGTTCCAAAACCCAATGTACGCATTACAAAAATGAATGATGTTGCTGTAACACAATCTTTAGATACGATTAAAGCGTTATCAAAAATTAAGTTTGAAGGTGTTGTTACAGACGATTCAAATACAGTTTTAACGGATTTTAATGGTACTTTATCCACGACTATTTTCGATAAATCAATTGATAAAAACACCTTAGATAATGATGGTTTTGGCATTGTAAATACTTTTGATGCGCAAGAAAGTAAGTTGTTTAGAGGAAAATCTACAGTGACAAATGGCGCATTTAGTTTCGATTTTATCGTGCCAAAAGATGTGAAAGTTGCCTTTGGAAAAGGGAAATTAAGTTTTTATGCAGAAAATGGAGAAATAGACAAAGCAGGTTCCAATTTCGAAGTCATTGTTGGCGGAATTAATGAAAACGCTCCTGAAGATACTGTGGGTCCAGAAATTCAATTGTTTATGAATGATGAATCTTTTATTGATGGTGGCAATACAAACTCGTCACCAAATTTAATAGCATCGCTTTCAGATATGAGTGGAATTAATACGTCTATTACAGCTGTAGATCATGATATTGTTGGTATTTTAGATGGAGATACCGCCAATCCCATAATCTTAAACGATTTTTATCAAACGAATTTAGACGATTTTACAAACGGAAAAGTAACTTATACATTAAGAGATTTAGACGTTGGGCCACATACATTACAATTAAAAGCTTGGGACACTTACAATAACTCCTCAGAAACTACGTTAAATTTTGTGGTTGTAAGTGATGCGATTCTAAATTTAGAAAACGTTTTAAATTATCCAAATCCTTTTGTAAATTACACAGAATTTTGGTTCAATCACAACAAACCAAATGAACCTTTAGAGGTGCAAGTTCAGGTTTTTACAGTTGCTGGTAAATTGGTAAAAACTATCAATCAAAATGTGCAAACAACAGGTAATTTGTCAAGAAACATTACTTGGAATGGTTTAGACGATTTTGGTAATAAAATAGGAAAGGGAGTTTACGTCTATAAACTAAAGGTAAAATCGACTGTGAACAATTTAGTTTCAGAGAAATACGAAAAATTAGTAATACTTCAATAA
- the cdd gene encoding cytidine deaminase has translation MRKIQIATSAIVFSTLSELSTQDKMLMEKAIEARKKAYAPYSKFNVGAALLLENNEIVTGNNQENAAYPSGMCAERVAIWKAGSDFPNVKILKLAISASSTITKVNKPVGPCGACRQSLSEYEIKQKQHFPVIFMGEVGEIIKTESLDALLPFSFDSSYL, from the coding sequence ATGAGAAAAATTCAAATAGCAACATCAGCAATCGTTTTTAGTACTCTTTCAGAATTATCTACACAAGATAAAATGCTAATGGAAAAAGCCATTGAAGCACGAAAAAAAGCCTACGCTCCCTATTCTAAATTTAATGTAGGTGCAGCTTTGTTGTTAGAAAATAACGAAATTGTTACAGGAAATAATCAAGAAAATGCTGCATATCCTTCAGGAATGTGTGCAGAAAGAGTTGCTATTTGGAAAGCGGGTTCCGATTTTCCGAATGTAAAAATCTTAAAATTAGCGATTTCTGCGAGTTCAACAATTACAAAAGTAAACAAACCTGTGGGCCCTTGTGGAGCCTGTAGACAATCGTTATCAGAATACGAAATCAAACAGAAACAACATTTTCCAGTAATTTTTATGGGCGAAGTTGGCGAAATCATCAAAACTGAGTCTTTAGATGCTTTGTTGCCTTTTTCTTTTGATAGTAGCTATTTGTAG
- the gldJ gene encoding gliding motility lipoprotein GldJ, with translation MKNIFKISLLAVTALLFANCNRSNANKSTLTGLNFNDPKNGNFIRNNSFDGQKTPPGMIGVEGGSFTMGQVQDDVMFDWNTTPKKIHVRSFYMDEAEVSNSEYLLYAEYTKDLYNPSEENYRYIYNSVLPDTLVWRKSLGNTDILAENYFRHPAYADYPVVGVSWLQANEYCKWRTNVVNLKTLIDKGHIKNVFEIDSVKIPFDTEAFLANSDKVFKGDSTIYRRGVGRAVRKRGEPRPGRDEFQGARKISRSDGILVQSFRLPTEAEWEFAAKANIENREYNNIRGRKKYAWDGKYSRDKSRRHKGDQLANFKQGPGQYSGLSGWSSDGADIPNKIKSYPPNAFGLYDMSGNVAEWVADVYRPIIDSEANDFNYFRGNIFTKKMIDEEGNVVIAANDQAAEVDYDTLPNGNIVAKQLPGTIKYIPITKDDVMLRRNFMVADNTDIGDGDANSSRFFEEDEDKVVPSMYNSPKAPTKEIDPNTGEEILVNDAENRTTLISNSTRVYKGGSWSDREYWLDPAQRRYLPEYMATNYIGFRCVSDKLGPMGTGKKSARNPSR, from the coding sequence ATGAAAAACATATTTAAAATAAGTTTATTAGCGGTAACAGCCTTGTTATTCGCTAATTGTAATAGATCTAATGCTAACAAATCTACATTAACTGGTTTAAATTTTAATGATCCAAAAAACGGGAATTTCATTAGAAATAATTCTTTTGATGGACAGAAAACACCTCCAGGAATGATTGGTGTTGAGGGTGGTTCTTTTACCATGGGACAAGTGCAAGATGATGTGATGTTCGATTGGAATACAACTCCTAAAAAAATTCATGTACGTTCTTTTTATATGGATGAAGCTGAGGTTTCTAACTCAGAATATCTTTTATATGCAGAGTATACCAAAGATTTGTACAATCCTTCAGAAGAAAATTATAGATATATTTATAATTCAGTTTTACCAGACACCTTGGTTTGGAGAAAAAGTTTAGGAAATACAGATATTTTAGCGGAAAACTATTTTCGTCATCCAGCATATGCAGATTATCCTGTAGTAGGTGTTAGCTGGTTGCAAGCCAATGAATATTGTAAATGGAGAACAAATGTTGTCAACTTAAAAACCTTAATTGATAAAGGACACATTAAAAATGTATTTGAAATTGATTCTGTTAAAATTCCTTTTGATACAGAGGCTTTTTTAGCGAATAGTGATAAAGTTTTTAAAGGAGATTCTACAATTTACAGAAGAGGTGTTGGAAGAGCTGTTAGAAAAAGAGGGGAACCAAGACCAGGAAGAGATGAATTTCAAGGAGCAAGAAAAATTTCTAGATCTGATGGTATTTTAGTACAAAGTTTTAGATTACCTACAGAAGCTGAATGGGAATTTGCTGCCAAAGCAAATATAGAAAATAGAGAATACAACAACATTAGAGGTAGAAAAAAATATGCTTGGGATGGTAAATATTCTAGAGATAAAAGCAGAAGACACAAAGGAGATCAGTTAGCAAACTTTAAACAAGGGCCAGGACAATACAGTGGTTTATCGGGTTGGAGTTCTGATGGTGCTGATATTCCAAATAAAATAAAATCATATCCTCCAAACGCATTTGGTTTGTATGATATGTCTGGAAATGTGGCTGAATGGGTTGCAGATGTGTATAGACCTATTATTGATAGTGAAGCGAATGACTTTAATTATTTTAGAGGAAATATCTTTACTAAAAAGATGATTGATGAAGAAGGAAATGTAGTCATTGCTGCTAATGACCAAGCTGCTGAAGTAGATTATGACACCTTACCAAATGGAAATATCGTAGCAAAACAATTACCAGGAACCATCAAATACATTCCTATCACAAAAGATGATGTGATGTTAAGAAGAAACTTTATGGTAGCTGACAATACTGATATTGGTGATGGTGATGCCAATTCTTCTCGCTTTTTTGAGGAAGACGAAGATAAAGTAGTACCTAGCATGTACAACTCACCAAAAGCACCAACCAAAGAAATTGATCCTAACACAGGAGAGGAAATTTTAGTAAATGATGCTGAAAATAGAACAACATTAATTAGTAATAGCACAAGAGTGTATAAAGGAGGGTCTTGGTCTGACAGAGAATATTGGTTAGATCCTGCACAAAGAAGATATTTGCCAGAATATATGGCGACCAATTACATTGGTTTTAGATGTGTGTCTGACAAATTAGGACCTATGGGAACAGGCAAAAAATCGGCTAGAAATCCTAGCAGATAA